In one window of Cynocephalus volans isolate mCynVol1 chromosome 6, mCynVol1.pri, whole genome shotgun sequence DNA:
- the CD36 gene encoding platelet glycoprotein 4 isoform X1: MGCDRNCGLIAGAVIGAILAVFGGILMPVGDKLIEKTIKKEVVLEEGTIAFKNWVKTGTEVYRQFWIFDVQNPQEVIVNSSNIKVKQRGPYTYRVRYLAKENITHNPEDHTVSFVQPNGAIFEPSLSVGTEDDTFTVINLAVAAAPHLYPNAFVQVVLNSLIKKSKSSMFQTRTVKELLWGYKDPFLSLVPYPVPTTVGVFYPYNNTVDGVYKVFSGKDNISKVAIIDTYKGKKNLTYWTSYCDMINGTDAASFPPFVEKTRVLQFFSSDICRSIYAVFESEVNLKGIPVYRFVLPSKAFASPLQNPDNHCFCTEEIISKNCTSYGVLYIGKCKEGKPVYISLPHFLHASPDILETTEGLNPNEEEHRTYLDIEPITGFTLQFAKRLQVNILVKPAKKIETLKGLKKNYIVPVLWLNETGTIGDERAEMFRNKVTGKINLLGLVEIILLSVGVLMFVAFMISYCVCRSKQVK; the protein is encoded by the exons ATGGGCTGTGATCGAAACTGTGGGCTCATTGCTGGGGCTGTCATCGGCGCAATTCTGGCTGTGTTTGGAGGTATTCTAATGCCAGTTGGAGACAAGCTTATAGAGAAGACAATTAAAAAG GAAGTTGTCCTTGAGGAAGGTACAATcgcttttaaaaattgggttaaaaCAGGCACAGAAGTTTACAGGCAGTTTTGGATCTTTGATGTGCAAAATCCACAGGAAGTGATCGTGAACAGCAGTAACATTAAGGTTAAGCAAAGGGGTCCTTACACCTACAG agTTCGTTATCTAGCCAAGGAAAACATCACCCACAACCCTGAGGACCACACAGTCTCTTTTGTACAGCCCAACGGTGCCATATTCGAACCTTCACTATCAGTTGGAACAGAGGATGACACTTTCACAGTTATCAATCTGGCTGTAGCA GCTGCACCCCACCTCTACCCAAATGCATTTGTTCAAGTGGTACTCAATTCacttatcaaaaagtcaaaatctTCTATGTTCCAAACCAGAACTGTGAAAGAGCTATTATGGGGCTATAAAGATCCATTTTTgagtttggttccatatcctgtTCCTACCACAGTTGGTGTGTTTTATCCT TACAACAATACTGTAGATGGAGTTTATAAAGTTTTCAGTGGAAAAGATAACATAAGCAAAGTTGCCATAATTGACACTTATAAAGGCAAAAA gAATCTAACCTACTGGACAAGTTATTGTGACATGATTAATGGTACAG ATGCAGCCTCATTTCCACCTTTTGTTGAGAAGACCCGGGTCTTGCAGTTCTTTTCCTCTGACATTTGCAG GTCAATCTATGCTGTATTTGAGTCCGAAGTTAATCTGAAAGGAATCCCTGTGTATAGATTTGTTCTTCCATCCAAGGCCTTTGCATCTCCACTTCAAAACCCAGACAACCATTGTTTCTGCACAGAAGAAATTATCTCAAAAAACTGTACATCATACGGTGTGCTATACATCGGCAAATGCAAAGAAG GAAAACCTGTGTACATTTCACTTCCTCATTTTCTACATGCAAGTCCTGATATTCTAGAAACTACTGAAGGCTTAAATCCAAATGAAGAAGAACATAGGACATACTTGGATATTGAACCT ATAACTGGATTCACTTTACAGTTTGCAAAACGGCTGCAGGTCAACATATTGGTCAAACCAGCAAAGAAAATTGA AACATTAAAGGGTCTGAAGAAGAACTATATTGTGCCTGTACTTTGGCTTAATGAG ACTGGTACCATTGGTGATGAGAGGGCAGAAATGTTCAGAAATAAAGTGACTGGAAAAATAAACCTTCTTGGACTGGTAGAAATTATCTTACTGAGTGTTGGTGTATTAATGTTTGTTGCTTTTATGATTTCATACTGTGTATGCAGATCAAAACAAGTGAAATAA
- the CD36 gene encoding platelet glycoprotein 4 isoform X2: protein MEVVLEEGTIAFKNWVKTGTEVYRQFWIFDVQNPQEVIVNSSNIKVKQRGPYTYRVRYLAKENITHNPEDHTVSFVQPNGAIFEPSLSVGTEDDTFTVINLAVAAAPHLYPNAFVQVVLNSLIKKSKSSMFQTRTVKELLWGYKDPFLSLVPYPVPTTVGVFYPYNNTVDGVYKVFSGKDNISKVAIIDTYKGKKNLTYWTSYCDMINGTDAASFPPFVEKTRVLQFFSSDICRSIYAVFESEVNLKGIPVYRFVLPSKAFASPLQNPDNHCFCTEEIISKNCTSYGVLYIGKCKEGKPVYISLPHFLHASPDILETTEGLNPNEEEHRTYLDIEPITGFTLQFAKRLQVNILVKPAKKIETLKGLKKNYIVPVLWLNETGTIGDERAEMFRNKVTGKINLLGLVEIILLSVGVLMFVAFMISYCVCRSKQVK from the exons GAAGTTGTCCTTGAGGAAGGTACAATcgcttttaaaaattgggttaaaaCAGGCACAGAAGTTTACAGGCAGTTTTGGATCTTTGATGTGCAAAATCCACAGGAAGTGATCGTGAACAGCAGTAACATTAAGGTTAAGCAAAGGGGTCCTTACACCTACAG agTTCGTTATCTAGCCAAGGAAAACATCACCCACAACCCTGAGGACCACACAGTCTCTTTTGTACAGCCCAACGGTGCCATATTCGAACCTTCACTATCAGTTGGAACAGAGGATGACACTTTCACAGTTATCAATCTGGCTGTAGCA GCTGCACCCCACCTCTACCCAAATGCATTTGTTCAAGTGGTACTCAATTCacttatcaaaaagtcaaaatctTCTATGTTCCAAACCAGAACTGTGAAAGAGCTATTATGGGGCTATAAAGATCCATTTTTgagtttggttccatatcctgtTCCTACCACAGTTGGTGTGTTTTATCCT TACAACAATACTGTAGATGGAGTTTATAAAGTTTTCAGTGGAAAAGATAACATAAGCAAAGTTGCCATAATTGACACTTATAAAGGCAAAAA gAATCTAACCTACTGGACAAGTTATTGTGACATGATTAATGGTACAG ATGCAGCCTCATTTCCACCTTTTGTTGAGAAGACCCGGGTCTTGCAGTTCTTTTCCTCTGACATTTGCAG GTCAATCTATGCTGTATTTGAGTCCGAAGTTAATCTGAAAGGAATCCCTGTGTATAGATTTGTTCTTCCATCCAAGGCCTTTGCATCTCCACTTCAAAACCCAGACAACCATTGTTTCTGCACAGAAGAAATTATCTCAAAAAACTGTACATCATACGGTGTGCTATACATCGGCAAATGCAAAGAAG GAAAACCTGTGTACATTTCACTTCCTCATTTTCTACATGCAAGTCCTGATATTCTAGAAACTACTGAAGGCTTAAATCCAAATGAAGAAGAACATAGGACATACTTGGATATTGAACCT ATAACTGGATTCACTTTACAGTTTGCAAAACGGCTGCAGGTCAACATATTGGTCAAACCAGCAAAGAAAATTGA AACATTAAAGGGTCTGAAGAAGAACTATATTGTGCCTGTACTTTGGCTTAATGAG ACTGGTACCATTGGTGATGAGAGGGCAGAAATGTTCAGAAATAAAGTGACTGGAAAAATAAACCTTCTTGGACTGGTAGAAATTATCTTACTGAGTGTTGGTGTATTAATGTTTGTTGCTTTTATGATTTCATACTGTGTATGCAGATCAAAACAAGTGAAATAA